A stretch of DNA from Oscillatoria sp. FACHB-1406:
GCTCGTTCTGACTCAGCTTTCGCTGCCTTTTCCGCTTCTAGCTTTAATTTTCGCTCGGCTTCTGCATTCGCTTCGGCTGCTTCGCGCAATCTCCGTTCGTTGTCGAACTTTTCTTGCACTTCACGATCGCGCCGCTTTACACTCTCCTCAATAAACTCCTTCTCTTCCGCCGACAACCGCACCCCTTTCTGTCCCTGCAACGCCTCCGCATCGCTCAACCACAGCCCACTTAACAGCGCCTCCTCCGACTTCCCAGCGTTGCACCAAGTCGCAAAATACCCCTCAAATCGACGCTTGCGCCGCAAATTGTCCCGATTTTCTGCTATCCAATCCCGCAGCATCCCCCAGTTTGACAGTAGCGCTTCGTGCGTCACTTCCACGTAAGATTCGTAATGATCCTCGCTGACTTTATGCAGCGTCATCGCCACTAACCGACTCTGCACTAAACTATCTAAGACGCGCTCGAACTGTTCGGGGGAATCCGCTTCTGCGGCTAAACTTTCCTTAGTAACGCGGCGACGAGTTACCGTATCGCCTTCCCCCAATTCCACCAATTCCAAACAGAGGCGGCGCAGTAAATCCCGCTCCCGCTCCTCCGGAAAGCTGCTATAAATTAAATCTGCCTTCTTATCCAGCGCGCCCCCAACGCCGCCAATTTGGTTGTATTCCTCCCAAGTCAGCACCGCTGTTTCCGAGGTTACTTCCTCAATTGCGACACGCCACAACTCTTGCAGGGCGTATTGCAGCAAGGGTAACGCTGCCGGTTGCGCTGCGACTTCCCGCACCATCCGTTCGACTAATCCACCTTGAAAGCTGACTCCGTGCAGTTTTGCCGGTTCCGCGATCGCGCGATACAATTCCTCAGTGGTTAATGGTTCCACCATATACGTCGTCGGTTGCGTTTCGTTTGCTAACGCCGCAATTTCCGGGTATTCTGCACAGCGATCGAGAAAATCGCCGCGAATCGCCATAATCACCTGTCCTTGGCGTTCTAAATTTTTAACAACTTCCGCAACGAGGTGAAAAAAGGATTTACGCAGTTCGTCATCCTTACAAAGGGTAAATACTTCTTCAAATTGGTCGATAAAGAGGATAAACGGTCGATTTTGACTGTGGAGCGAAGTCAGGCGATCGATGAGAACTTGAGGGGGATTGTACCCTGGAGTCAGAGAATCAAGAGTATACTGTTTCTCCAGCGTCGGTAATAATCCCGCTTTAACCAGCGAAGACTTTCCCGCGCCCGACGCGCCAATAATGCAGAGAAAACGCCCTTGACGCAGGCGCATCTGTAAATCCTGAATCGCTTTTTCTCGTCCGAAGAAATAGCTCGATTTTTCCCGATTAAAAGCATCCAAACCCACATAGGGATTATCGCGATTCACCCGTACTTCCGATTCTACAGCCCGCTGTGGCTCGTAAGAAACAACAGCGATCGAATTGCCATAGCCCATATAAATGGGTTGCTGTCCGGAGCGCCTTAACTGGCTTTCGATCTTATCGATCAAATTCAGACTATTAATCGTGCCATCGCGAGCCGCTGAATCAGAAGATAAAGCGGTTAATAACGCTCCTGTAAAAATGCTATGCTCTCTCCCAACGTAAGAAACTTCAAAGCTTTGGCTTGAAGCAATCAAACAAGCATTGCGCGTTTTATTGAAGACCGATAATTTTTCATTCATCAATCGTTCTTCGATTAAATAGCCGCTGTGACAACAGTCAAGCAATACCAGTAAGCTACTCAAGCGCGCATCAACTAAGAGTTGGTTTAAACTGTCTAAAGAAACGCCGTTCCGCTGCCCGGTAATTTTACCAGCGTTGGTTTCGAGCAAGCAATCCGAAGTCGCGAGATAGCCGTTTTCTTGTCCTAAAATATCGACTGTTTTGAATCCGTGTCCGGTAAAATAAATAAACGCTTCTTGCCCAACTGCTCGTTCAAATAAAAACGTTCTCAGTGCTTCACCGAGGACATTTCCTATCAATTTTTCGGGCGCGATATAATAACCTTTTGCTTCGTTCCAACCTTCCGGCAAGTGTTGAATTGTATCAAAATTGCCGTATTTCTCTAAAATTTGCGCGACAGCTTCTGCGTCCCCTGTCGCTTTCTCTAAACGCGAAAAGCTAGCATATTCTGCAATTCCAATAATCAAAGCGTGTCTTGTCATCTTGACCTGCGCTGACGAGATGTTGGGGTGAATATTTATTACAAACGCTTGACAGTATTTGGTAGATTTTGTTGAGCGCGAGGAGGTTATTGAGAGCGAAATGAGTAGATTGAAATCCGCGCTGTAACGAACTAATTTAACTCTTCTTCGGTGCGTTACGTTTTGCGCTCCGCACCCTACTGCCTAATTTAACTCTTCGGTGCGTTACGCTTTGCGCTCCGCACCCTAATGCCTAATTTAACTCTTCGGTGCGTTACGCTTTGCGCTCCGCACCCTACTGAATAATGAGTTGAAGAGATTGCACGCTGGTTATCGATTAACTCCACCAGCATAGCCCAATTTTCCGGAAATGCCAGCAAATTTGCTGAAATAGGTTCTAATGGGTTTTTTACCGAGGAAAAAAAATGTCAGAAGTCCAACGTCTGCTGATTGAAGAAAACGGCGAAGTCTACGAAATCTACGTCGAAGCGAAGGACGCGCCGAGTATCCCGCCGCCGGTTGCTAATAACCCCCGGCAATCGATGGGTGCAAATCCGGTTGCGAAGTTGCAGCAAGCGCAACAAATGATTCGCGGTTATACGGTTTATGCGTTGCGAGCGTTTAAGGAGTTTAAGGATGCAGAAATTGAGTCGGTAACGCTCAAGTTTGGGATTAAAATCGGTCTGAGTACGGGAATTCCTTATATTACTGAAGGTAAAGCCGACAGTAATTTAGAAGTTGAGGTGAAATGCAAGTTTCCCAATTCTAATGTTTGACGCATAACTTCCTATTGAGGGTAGGTTTGAAAATGGAGCGAAGCGCGACCCTTCTGCATTAGAAAAGATTTATGCTGGAGGGATGATTAATTTTGTGGCAGCGAGGGGTAAAAGAGGTGCGATATTCGCTATTGAGTCGGTTTGAGGGAGGGTTACTCGGCGGTGCGATCGCGGCGGTAAAATTACAACAACGGGGCAGTGCTGACTCGATCTCCGACGCTTGCGAACTCCAAGATAGCGCGATCGCATCGCTCCTGCGTTGCGGCGGGTTCGATGCGTCCGATTGGCTTGCCGCGATCGCAACTTTATCCCCCTCCCTGCTGCAACGCCGCCAAAAAATGACCGCCAGCGAAGTCGCGATCGCGATTTTTCCCCTCGCCTTCTACTCCCACGAACACCGAGATAGCTTGCATGCGCGGGTACGGGAGGCTGCGGGCGTTTGGCTGCACGACGGCGAAAACCTCGCCGAACTGCTACTCTGGGCTGACGCGATCGCGCTCATTTTACGCGAAAAACTCCCCCCCAACCGCCTCCTCGATAGCCTCCTCGCGAGCGCGATCGATCCCGCCGCAGAAAACCTCAAAACCCTCGAATATCTCTCCCTCCAACTCGAACGCGCCACTCCCTTGGAAGCCATTGCGCGCGCCCCCGAAGCCCCCAGCGCGATCGCCCTCGCCCTCTACAGCTTTGCCGCCACCCCCGAAGCCTTCTCCCTGTGCCTCGATCGCGCCCTGCGAACATCCCTTGTATCCCCCCTCGCACCCCTACTCGTTGGCGCGATCGCCGGTCTCTACAACAGCAGCAGCGGACTGCCAGCGCGCCCCGGACTCGACCCCTCCCAACTCCAACACCGCCAGCAGCAAGCGCGACAACTCTTTACGGCTTGGTCTGGAAGCTATCGCCTCGATCGCTGGAACCTAAACGCCCCTGTCATTGCGGGCGCTGGAATGCTGCAAGCGCGACCCTCCCTCAAAATTATCTCCCACTAGCCGACCTCATAAAAATTCCTTCGCCCCGTCCCCCCTCAGTTACAGCGTCGAACTCGAACAGACGGAAAATTACGGTCTCGTTATCTGCGAGGACTTTTGGCAATATTAAACACCTCCGAGATCGAAAAGAGCAATACAATTTGTGGGGGCGGTTTAAGCATATAGCCATACCATTAGCGTTAACTTTAAAGTGAAATCCAGATTGCAAAAGCTTTGCTTTCAACCCCCTCACCTCCTCTAAACTTCCCTCAGTCCTTGCTATCAAGGAAAACAGCGAATGTTAACGCTGTTCCTCAACGGGGTGAGGGGAGAGAAGACGAAACTCCTTTCTTCAAACAAAAGAAACCCATTACAAAATGCACATTAGCGAAATTACACATCCCAACCAGTTACACGGTCTTTCTATCCGCGAACTGGAGAATATCGCTCGCCAAATACGAGAAAAACATTTACAAACCATTGCTGCGACCGGCGGACACCTCGGTCCAGGCTTGGGAGTCGTCGAATTAACCCTCGCGCTGTACCAAACCCTCGACCTCGATCGCGATAAAGTTATCTGGGATGTCGGCCACCAAGCTTACCCCCACAAACTGATCACCGGCCGTTACAACAACTTCCACACCCTGCGCCAAAAAGACGGCGTTGCAGGCTACCTAAAACGCTGCGAGAGCAAATTCGACCATTTTGGAGCCGGACACGCCTCCACGAGCATTTCTGCGGCGTTAGGCATGGCGCTAGCGCGGGACTTAAAGGGCGAAGACTTTAAAACGGTCGCCATCATCGGCGACGGTTCCCTCACTGGCGGTATGGCCCTTGAAGCCATCAACCACGCCGGACACCTGCCCCACACCCGCCTCATGGTCGTCCTCAACGACAACGAAATGTCCATCTCGCCCAACGTCGGCGCGATTTCTCGTTACCTCAACAAAGTTCGCCTCTCCCCCCCCGTCCAATTCCTCTCCGGAAACCTCGAGGAACAATTCAAGCACCTCCCCTTCTTTGGCGAATCCCTTTCCCCAGATATGGAACGCCTCAAAGAAAGCATGAAGCGCCTCGCCGTCTCCAAAGTTGGCGCAGTGATTGAAGAATTAGGCTTCAAATATTTCGGCCCCATCGACGGACACAACCTCGAAGAATTAATCGAAACCTTCAACCGCGCCCACCGTATCGAAGGCCCCGTTCTCGTTCACGTTGCCACCGTCAAGGGTAAAGGCTACGAAATCGCCGAAAAAGACCAAGTAGGCTACCACGCCCAAAATCCCTTCGACCTCGCCACGGGCAAAGCCAAGCCTTCCACTAAGCCCAAACCGCCCGCCTACTCCAAGGTTTTTGCCCACGCCCTCACCAAACTTGCCGAAGATAACCCCAAAATCGTCGGCATTACCGCAGCGATGGCTACGGGTACGGGTTTGGATAAACTGCAAGCCAAACTGCCCAAACAGTATATCGATGTCGGCATTGCCGAACAGCACGCCGTCACCTTAGCGGCGGGGTTAGCGTGCGAAGGAATGCGCCCGGTCGTAGCGATTTATTCGACCTTCCTGCAACGCGCCTACGACCAAGTGATTCACGATGTCTGCATTCAAAATCTGCCGGTATTCTTCTGTATGGACCGCGCGGGGATTGTTGGTGCGGACGGCCCGACGCACCAAGGGATGTACGATATCGCTTACTTGCGCTGTCTGCCCAACATGACAATTATGGCTCCTAAAGATGAGGCAGAATTGCAACGAATGTTAGTGACGGGGGTTAATTATACCGACGGCCCGATCGCGATGCGCTATCCGCGCGGTAATGGCATAGGCGTACCGTTGATGGAAGAAGGCTGGGAACCGTTGGAAATTGGTAAGGGCGAAATCCTCCGCAATGGCGACGACTTGCTGCTGTTGGGCTACGGCACGATGACGAATACGGCAATGCAAGTGGCGGAAATTCTTAGCGAACACGGCGTAGAAGCAACAGTGGTAAATGCGCGCTTTGTCAAGCCTTTAGATACAGAACTTATTGTCCCGCTCGCTCAGCGCATTGGTAAAGTAGCGACCCTAGAAGAGGGTTGCTCGATTGGCGGTTTCGGTACTGCGGTGCTGGAAGCGCTACAAGAGCATGATGTGTTAGTGCCGGTGAAGCGGTTCGGCGTTCCGGATATTTTAGTCGATCATGCGACACCGGAGCAATCGTTTGCAGAGCTTGGTTTGACGGGTTCGCAATTAGCAGAACAAGTGCTGGCGGCGTTCTTTAGTCAGAAGCAACCCGCCGCCGTCGGTTAAGGGGAACTGCTAAGGTAGGGACGTTCGATCGAACGTCCCTGCAACTCGAAGGGTTTATGGGGCGATCGGGTTTTTCGTCTGATGTTGTTTTGCAGCGGATTTAAGCAAAAGATTTTATCGATATTTTGCGGGATTTTACGGAGAGTTAACTTTTCAGTTGTGCTGCTTGCGACTAGGATTATTTTTAAAGTAAAATCTATGGTTAAGTTTAAATTGTTAAATATAACTTATACGTTAGCGATCGCGGCGAACTAAATCTCAAGTCTCGATCGCATTCCCGTTCCTTTCTCGAAAGTTGAATGAGAGTAAGGCATCTTTTTTCAATTAATGTGAATTTTTGTTAAGCTTTACCTAAAGCGAGTGCTTAACAGTAACAGGGGAAAAACTACCATGAACGAACCATGTACTCGATTTCAGACCAATCTATCGAGAGTTGCAAAGAACTCATCAAGCTGGGATAGGCTGGTTAATGATAGCTCAGACTGTCGAATTACGCGCCACGATCGCGAAAAAAGACAAGTTGAAGCGCTTTTTGCTGAGGCATTGGGTTTAGTCGAGCGGGCAAGAGCAAGCTCTAGTCAATCGGTGCTTCTGGATTGGGAGGACTTCGAGAATAATTCGCCCTTGAATCTAAGCTTAGCTCGCGCGCGCTCCGTCTACTGCGTAAAAATATTAGCATCCGCGATCGCATCCTACCAATCGATTTGTAGCGATCGTCTCCAACGGCAAGTTAGAAGTGTAATTGCGCGCCTGACTCAAAATCCGTTTCTGAGCCACAGCATCAAATTGCCCATTGAAGAAGAAAAATTAAACTGGCAAGCTCGTAAAATTCAGCTTGATTCTTGGGGAATTTTATATGCCGTGGACGAGGGCAGACGACAAGCCATCGTTATTGAGATTACCGCCAGGGAAAATGATTATTTTAGTATTGCTTCCCTAGAAAACATTGTATTCAGCGATCGCAGTAATCTCTTGGGCCATTTAACTTATCACTATTGCTAAAGTATCGATCGCGATCGGACTTGAAAATATTTTTGTAAATAGATGCACCCTAAAACGATTTAGGTTTACCATAGACCTCGAATCGGCTCTGGGGAGGCTACAGGAACGCCTAAACTCGCGCAATCATAACTCGGATAAAGGGATTGACAAACACCTTGAAGCTTGTCTTGGTTCGGTAAAGATTCTCGGTAATCTTTAAAAAGAGGGCCGTTGACAATCTCTGCATACTCTTCGGGGGGAATCGCTCGTAACGTTCCCGGCAAACCGATTTGGGTAATACCAATTTGCTGACCTTGATTGACTTGCAAGGGTGTCGCTCGCCTCTTATCCTTTCCCGTTAAGAGTTGTACGTTGCCCTCCAGCACTCTCAACGTCCCAGAACTCCCTTGCGGACTTTCGGGATCTTTTTCGATTGTATAAATGGTTCCTTGAACGGCAACAGAAAAGTCAGCCACACAACCATTAGCCGGGCCGCTAATCAAAAGTTGACCGCGTTCGACTTCGATACATTGACCGACTGTGACCGAAGCATTTTGACCCAAACGACCGGCAGCGCCGTTATTAAAGGTTATACTGGCTCGGGTTTCGCCTTCGGTGCGGATCGTTTGACGGAATTGGGCGCTATCGCTGATGGTTGCTTGTTCCTGCTCGATAAAGACGCGATCGCCATCCAAAATTTCTTGAATGGTGGCTTGATTCACTTGCGCGATCGCTGGAAGACGAGGAAGACTAAGAAGCATAAAAAAACATAAACCCCCTAGAGCGGCACTAACGAAGCGCCACCAGCGACGTGCAGACAATATTTGATGGAAACGAGTCATAGTCAATATTTAGGGTATGGGCATCCTTATATAGCCTAAGCTTTTCCCCTGCTAGACAACCAGTCTACTGCTGGGGGTTGACAAACAGACTTATATATGATTTCACTTGCCATTCACTCATGCACTTCTGGGGTAAAAACGAACTCTACTAGAAACTTAAGAGTGCTTGTATAGCGCTACGGGTCGAAGAATGAGCATTCCTAAAAGCTAGAAGCCTTGGCTGGTGGGCGCTGCCCACCCTACCGAATGTCCTAATACCAATTCTCCAAGTTCGGACTTGAGAATGCTTGTGCGAGTTGGCATCAACAAAAAAATCCCTAGCAATTAAGCTAGGGATGAAATCCAATGTGCATCTACCACTTCTGTAATTTATGTACGGGGACGAGATCGCAGCTTCGGGACAATTTTCAAGAAATCCTCTCGAACGCTTCGCTTCCCCGAACAATTAACCAATACCCGATACCCATTAATAGTGATTCCCGACCTTGCGATGGTGAACTGCCGTCAGCGCATCGGGTTTGGATACGCGCCCGCTGTCAATTTTGCTGTAGACAATCCAATGGTCGTTGCATTCCATACGGCTCAGGACTTCGCATTCGAGGTAAGCTAAAGCATCGGTGAGGATCGGCGAACCATTGCTCGCAGTTTGCACGTTTACGCCCTCAAAACGGTCTTCGCCCGGTTTAAACCGTTTGAGGAAGTGTTTCATTAAGACTTGATAGTTGCTTTCCTCGAGGATATTGAGAACGAAGCGATCGCCGACGTGCATAATCGACTCGATCGCGCGATCTTTCGCCACCGCGATCGAAACCCCCAACGGTTCAAAACTCGCCTGCGCAACCCAAGAAGCCAACATTGCCCCTTTCACCGTTCCTTTTTGAGCGGTAATAATGTATAGTCCCCCACTCAAGCGTCCCATCGCCTTATCTAAATCGGTGTCGAGGGATTTCATCTGTTTGACGGCTTTCTCGCGCGTCAGCCATTGTCCCATATCCGTCCCGGCTTCTTCGCAAAGCTGGTAAGTAATTTCGGTTGGCGTGTCCGTTAAGCGAATTCCGGGGAAAATCTCTTTCAACCCCGCATCG
This window harbors:
- a CDS encoding caspase family protein, with the translated sequence MTRHALIIGIAEYASFSRLEKATGDAEAVAQILEKYGNFDTIQHLPEGWNEAKGYYIAPEKLIGNVLGEALRTFLFERAVGQEAFIYFTGHGFKTVDILGQENGYLATSDCLLETNAGKITGQRNGVSLDSLNQLLVDARLSSLLVLLDCCHSGYLIEERLMNEKLSVFNKTRNACLIASSQSFEVSYVGREHSIFTGALLTALSSDSAARDGTINSLNLIDKIESQLRRSGQQPIYMGYGNSIAVVSYEPQRAVESEVRVNRDNPYVGLDAFNREKSSYFFGREKAIQDLQMRLRQGRFLCIIGASGAGKSSLVKAGLLPTLEKQYTLDSLTPGYNPPQVLIDRLTSLHSQNRPFILFIDQFEEVFTLCKDDELRKSFFHLVAEVVKNLERQGQVIMAIRGDFLDRCAEYPEIAALANETQPTTYMVEPLTTEELYRAIAEPAKLHGVSFQGGLVERMVREVAAQPAALPLLQYALQELWRVAIEEVTSETAVLTWEEYNQIGGVGGALDKKADLIYSSFPEERERDLLRRLCLELVELGEGDTVTRRRVTKESLAAEADSPEQFERVLDSLVQSRLVAMTLHKVSEDHYESYVEVTHEALLSNWGMLRDWIAENRDNLRRKRRFEGYFATWCNAGKSEEALLSGLWLSDAEALQGQKGVRLSAEEKEFIEESVKRRDREVQEKFDNERRLREAAEANAEAERKLKLEAEKAAKAESERAKEAEARALAELEQKLEAEKATEAERERRQEAETRVKVQRQRTRFAAAAGILATVALGLGITAQYFNGAKNEREKVAVGALLGNAQTLLSQDNQLDALIASIKALKELIRLEIKSQETLNQIATIIERVQERNRLDAHKERIITVEFSPNGKILASADTGGRIIFWFLDKNIFIPHELPKRFQKDISRMRFSPDSRFVASGGENGTLNIWTVSGKLYWQPPTNNYGAIYDISFSEDGKIAASSQDGYIRVWDINKKILLNEINTQREKVTTSKPSIYGIDFDPLNSAKLVANSYQGCDLEIWDLRTKPGIKVNKCIGKNSSKIMSVRFRLDGKLIVSGDLEGTVKLWDRNGNKIGAIADNKGGAAYDTQFSPDGNFIGVAKEDGTVKVWQTSRILNNHVPSQATNNNPFSELKKHQGSVVSISFNNSGILASGGHDKSIRIWDFKYSKRNYVKLDSSNLLFGACDKLKGYLKTNEKNLSLEIRSLCQ
- a CDS encoding CU044_2847 family protein codes for the protein MSEVQRLLIEENGEVYEIYVEAKDAPSIPPPVANNPRQSMGANPVAKLQQAQQMIRGYTVYALRAFKEFKDAEIESVTLKFGIKIGLSTGIPYITEGKADSNLEVEVKCKFPNSNV
- a CDS encoding ADP-ribosylglycohydrolase family protein, yielding MRYSLLSRFEGGLLGGAIAAVKLQQRGSADSISDACELQDSAIASLLRCGGFDASDWLAAIATLSPSLLQRRQKMTASEVAIAIFPLAFYSHEHRDSLHARVREAAGVWLHDGENLAELLLWADAIALILREKLPPNRLLDSLLASAIDPAAENLKTLEYLSLQLERATPLEAIARAPEAPSAIALALYSFAATPEAFSLCLDRALRTSLVSPLAPLLVGAIAGLYNSSSGLPARPGLDPSQLQHRQQQARQLFTAWSGSYRLDRWNLNAPVIAGAGMLQARPSLKIISH
- the dxs gene encoding 1-deoxy-D-xylulose-5-phosphate synthase: MHISEITHPNQLHGLSIRELENIARQIREKHLQTIAATGGHLGPGLGVVELTLALYQTLDLDRDKVIWDVGHQAYPHKLITGRYNNFHTLRQKDGVAGYLKRCESKFDHFGAGHASTSISAALGMALARDLKGEDFKTVAIIGDGSLTGGMALEAINHAGHLPHTRLMVVLNDNEMSISPNVGAISRYLNKVRLSPPVQFLSGNLEEQFKHLPFFGESLSPDMERLKESMKRLAVSKVGAVIEELGFKYFGPIDGHNLEELIETFNRAHRIEGPVLVHVATVKGKGYEIAEKDQVGYHAQNPFDLATGKAKPSTKPKPPAYSKVFAHALTKLAEDNPKIVGITAAMATGTGLDKLQAKLPKQYIDVGIAEQHAVTLAAGLACEGMRPVVAIYSTFLQRAYDQVIHDVCIQNLPVFFCMDRAGIVGADGPTHQGMYDIAYLRCLPNMTIMAPKDEAELQRMLVTGVNYTDGPIAMRYPRGNGIGVPLMEEGWEPLEIGKGEILRNGDDLLLLGYGTMTNTAMQVAEILSEHGVEATVVNARFVKPLDTELIVPLAQRIGKVATLEEGCSIGGFGTAVLEALQEHDVLVPVKRFGVPDILVDHATPEQSFAELGLTGSQLAEQVLAAFFSQKQPAAVG